Proteins from one Oscillatoria nigro-viridis PCC 7112 genomic window:
- a CDS encoding O-antigen ligase family protein codes for MNQPVSKAAMLKELILGNSLFIWMLIAIIAIATLLLFQLSSSKKIGLALEKTFAYFYIFISPSLTQPPFNYLHLTNLQDTSGSILSMLPYFFYPWIVLILFSRVKAFGSKFIDFFAKVLIVNPFFLLYILLPSLSTLWSLVPDVTLRAGLAFSAFTAFGFYLAAQYKWHDLSRFWRWGYTALGLASFIMKPPGAGDFVGLTQAKNSLGGVLALCTAFWYLHYFQGAKTQKERWISLGMMFFSFYLVRANKSGAALVITIILIIAVSSLNFIKKLTFQWAFTAIICFLVVSIIMTVFVVDNLEDIVVGGLGKDLTLTGRTEFWPQLIAAANQRPWFGYGYEGFFQQDKLGPATPAYFIYTSNGFQPKNPHNGAIGILLAFGWPGLILMMISLLLNLAYAVRYLSRSNLEDAGMPICFLVSIIMSNITEAQIVGIANAWLSYVMLTVRLAIDNASNTSNTSSSNPQRPSVARTVD; via the coding sequence ATGAATCAACCAGTGTCTAAAGCGGCTATGCTGAAAGAGCTGATTTTAGGTAATTCTTTATTTATATGGATGCTAATTGCTATAATCGCCATCGCGACTTTGCTATTATTTCAATTGTCCAGTAGCAAAAAAATAGGTTTGGCTTTAGAAAAAACTTTTGCTTATTTTTATATTTTCATCTCTCCCTCTCTCACACAACCTCCTTTTAATTACTTGCATCTTACTAATTTGCAAGATACATCTGGCAGTATTTTAAGTATGCTACCTTATTTTTTTTACCCGTGGATAGTATTAATTTTGTTTTCTCGGGTCAAAGCTTTTGGTAGCAAGTTTATAGATTTTTTTGCCAAAGTATTGATCGTGAATCCTTTCTTTTTACTTTACATATTACTGCCATCACTGTCTACATTATGGTCTCTAGTTCCTGACGTAACGCTAAGAGCAGGCCTAGCTTTTTCAGCATTTACTGCTTTCGGATTTTACTTAGCCGCGCAATATAAATGGCATGATCTATCTCGTTTTTGGCGGTGGGGATACACGGCACTGGGTTTGGCAAGTTTTATAATGAAACCACCGGGAGCAGGCGACTTTGTAGGCCTAACGCAAGCTAAAAATTCTCTCGGTGGAGTCCTAGCTTTATGTACGGCATTTTGGTATTTGCATTATTTTCAAGGAGCTAAAACTCAGAAAGAACGCTGGATTTCTTTGGGAATGATGTTCTTTTCTTTTTACCTGGTGAGAGCTAATAAGTCGGGAGCGGCTCTAGTGATTACTATCATATTAATAATTGCAGTGTCCTCACTAAACTTTATAAAAAAATTAACTTTTCAGTGGGCATTTACTGCGATTATATGTTTCCTGGTGGTCAGCATAATTATGACGGTTTTTGTAGTAGACAACCTAGAGGATATTGTTGTAGGTGGGTTAGGCAAGGACTTGACTCTAACTGGGCGGACCGAATTCTGGCCGCAGTTAATAGCTGCGGCCAATCAGCGTCCCTGGTTTGGCTACGGATACGAGGGATTTTTTCAACAAGATAAGTTAGGCCCCGCTACTCCTGCTTATTTTATTTATACTTCTAATGGATTTCAACCTAAAAATCCTCACAATGGCGCGATCGGAATATTGTTAGCCTTCGGTTGGCCGGGATTAATCTTAATGATGATTTCCCTGCTTCTTAATTTGGCTTACGCAGTCCGGTATTTGAGTCGTAGCAACCTGGAAGACGCGGGAATGCCTATTTGTTTTCTGGTGTCTATTATTATGAGCAACATTACAGAAGCTCAGATCGTGGGAATCGCAAATGCTTGGCTGAGTTATGTAATGTTGACAGTTAGACTTGCCATAGACAATGCTAGTAACACTTCCAACACTAGCAGCAGCAACCCTCAAAGGCCTTCTGTAGCTCGCACTGTCGACTGA